A stretch of DNA from Thermoplasmata archaeon:
ATGAAGCGGGACCTCATGGAGATCCTCTGCTGCCCCGTGTGCAAGGGCGACCTCGAGCTCAAGGTGGACCTCGAAAAAGACGAGATCCTCGAGGGCTCCCTATTCTGCAAGGCGTGCAATCACCGCTACGAGATCAAGG
This window harbors:
- a CDS encoding Trm112 family protein, with product MKRDLMEILCCPVCKGDLELKVDLEKDEILEGSLFCKACNHRYEIK